A window of Sutcliffiella cohnii contains these coding sequences:
- a CDS encoding M3 family oligoendopeptidase, with protein sequence MAVTTYVDTWDLEVFFKGGSESEEFQTYLEGIHTDLNEFETTIANFNIEQLEEVLDQFESILKKIGQSSAFVSCLFAANVTDKKAQQLQGKVAASYAKLQGLLSQLDEQFIQLADEEWNTLLSSKSLAPLQYFLTERRRRASEKLSATEEKLITSLSVDGYHAWGNLYNSIVGRIKVPFEGEELSVGQAHNKFSSGDRYVRKTVFENWQKAWRKEADTIASSLNHLAGFRLSVYEKRGWDSVLKEPLDNNRMKEETLNTMWQVITDYKEVFSEYLQRKAKLLGLEKLSFYDVGAPLSQNETKLSYQEGAEFILEQFAKFGPELTKFTQKAFEDRWIEAEDRPGKRPGGFCTSFKDSGQSRIFMTYSGTMSNVSTLAHELGHAFHQHAMAGVPVLNSLYASNVAETASTFAEMIVADAAVKNAKTEEEKLALLEDKIQRSVAFYMNIYARFLFETRFYEERKKGLVSAERLDELMVEAQKEAFNDQLAEYEPTFWASKMHFFITQVPFYNFPYTFGYLFSLGIYAQALEEGTAYEEKYIALLKDTASMTVEDLAAKHLGVDLTQRDFWEKAVQLSAQDVEEFLRLTDK encoded by the coding sequence ATGGCGGTAACAACTTATGTAGATACTTGGGATTTAGAAGTATTTTTTAAAGGTGGAAGTGAATCAGAGGAATTCCAAACATACTTAGAGGGTATACATACAGACCTTAACGAATTTGAAACAACTATAGCCAATTTTAACATAGAACAATTAGAAGAAGTGCTCGATCAATTTGAAAGTATCCTTAAGAAAATTGGTCAATCGTCCGCGTTTGTAAGCTGTTTATTTGCAGCAAATGTAACAGATAAAAAAGCCCAGCAGCTACAAGGAAAAGTAGCGGCATCTTATGCGAAGCTACAAGGTTTATTAAGTCAATTAGACGAACAGTTTATTCAATTAGCTGATGAGGAATGGAATACTCTCCTTTCCTCTAAATCATTAGCACCATTACAATATTTTTTAACAGAAAGAAGAAGAAGAGCAAGCGAAAAGCTATCTGCAACCGAAGAAAAATTAATTACTTCGCTATCTGTCGATGGGTATCATGCTTGGGGTAATTTATACAATTCTATTGTTGGAAGAATTAAAGTTCCTTTTGAGGGAGAAGAGCTCTCTGTTGGACAAGCTCATAATAAATTTTCAAGCGGTGATCGGTACGTTCGTAAAACAGTTTTTGAAAACTGGCAAAAAGCTTGGCGAAAAGAAGCGGATACGATTGCTTCATCCTTAAACCATTTAGCAGGTTTCCGATTATCGGTATACGAAAAACGCGGTTGGGATTCTGTGTTAAAAGAGCCACTTGATAATAACAGGATGAAAGAAGAAACGTTAAATACAATGTGGCAAGTAATCACTGATTACAAAGAGGTATTTTCCGAGTACTTACAAAGAAAAGCGAAACTTCTAGGTTTAGAGAAGCTTAGCTTTTACGACGTAGGTGCACCATTATCTCAAAATGAAACGAAGCTTTCTTACCAAGAAGGAGCAGAGTTTATTTTAGAACAATTTGCTAAATTCGGTCCAGAATTAACGAAGTTTACTCAAAAAGCATTTGAAGATCGTTGGATAGAAGCGGAAGATCGACCAGGAAAAAGACCAGGTGGCTTTTGTACTAGTTTTAAAGATTCTGGTCAATCACGAATCTTTATGACGTACTCTGGGACAATGTCCAATGTATCAACGTTAGCACATGAGCTTGGCCATGCATTCCACCAACACGCAATGGCAGGAGTACCAGTGTTAAATAGTTTATATGCAAGTAACGTTGCAGAAACGGCTTCTACTTTTGCTGAAATGATTGTTGCGGATGCGGCTGTGAAAAATGCAAAAACAGAGGAAGAAAAATTAGCATTGCTAGAAGATAAAATCCAGCGTAGTGTAGCATTTTATATGAATATATATGCTCGCTTCTTATTCGAAACAAGATTTTATGAAGAGCGTAAAAAAGGATTAGTATCAGCAGAAAGATTAGATGAGCTGATGGTAGAAGCACAAAAAGAAGCTTTTAATGACCAATTGGCTGAATACGAGCCAACATTCTGGGCATCGAAAATGCACTTCTTTATTACACAAGTGCCATTCTATAACTTCCCTTACACATTCGGTTATCTTTTCAGCCTTGGAATATATGCGCAAGCGTTAGAAGAAGGAACAGCATATGAAGAGAAGTATATTGCACTATTAAAAGATACAGCAAGCATGACAGTTGAAGATTTAGCTGCCAAACATTTAGGTGTTGACTTAACTCAACGTGACTTCTGGGAAAAAGCAGTTCAACTATC
- a CDS encoding sporulation protein YjcZ: MYGYPYVNPCCPPPYPIACGRPGFGAGWLFALVVILFILLLLGGGYWCRQKFLR, from the coding sequence GTGTACGGATATCCTTATGTAAATCCTTGTTGCCCACCTCCATATCCAATTGCGTGTGGTCGCCCTGGTTTTGGAGCTGGCTGGTTATTTGCACTAGTAGTTATTCTTTTCATTTTACTTCTACTAGGTGGAGGCTACTGGTGCCGCCAGAAGTTTTTAAGGTAG
- the sigK gene encoding RNA polymerase sporulation sigma factor SigK, with protein sequence MSSLLASIGYLFRELVFLVSYVKNNAFPQPLSAADEAKYLKLMAEGNEEARNTLIEHNLRLVAHIVKKFENTGEDAEDLISIGTIGLIKAIESYHTGKGTKLATYAARCIENEILMHLRALKKTKKDVSLHDPIGQDKEGNEISLIDVLKSESEDVIDTIQLNMELEKIKEYIDVLDEREKEVIIGRFGLDLKEEKTQREIAKELGISRSYVSRIEKRALMKMFHEFYRAEKEKKKT encoded by the coding sequence GTGTCGAGTTTATTAGCATCAATAGGATACTTATTTCGAGAGTTAGTTTTCTTAGTTTCCTATGTGAAGAATAACGCATTTCCACAGCCATTATCCGCTGCAGATGAAGCAAAATATTTGAAGCTGATGGCAGAGGGCAATGAGGAAGCAAGAAATACACTAATCGAACATAATTTACGACTAGTCGCCCATATCGTAAAAAAGTTCGAAAACACAGGTGAGGATGCTGAAGATTTAATTTCAATTGGAACGATTGGTCTAATTAAAGCAATTGAAAGCTACCATACTGGTAAAGGAACGAAACTAGCTACTTACGCTGCTCGGTGTATCGAAAACGAAATACTAATGCATTTGAGAGCTTTGAAGAAAACGAAAAAAGACGTTTCCCTTCATGACCCGATCGGTCAAGATAAAGAAGGGAATGAAATAAGCTTAATCGATGTGTTGAAATCAGAATCAGAGGATGTTATTGATACAATTCAACTAAATATGGAATTAGAAAAAATAAAAGAATATATCGATGTATTAGATGAAAGAGAGAAAGAAGTAATTATTGGGCGTTTTGGTCTTGATTTAAAAGAAGAAAAAACACAACGTGAAATTGCTAAAGAACTTGGAATATCTAGAAGCTACGTTTCACGTATTGAAAAACGTGCGTTAATGAAAATGTTCCATGAGTTTTATCGAGCAGAAAAGGAAAAGAAAAAAACATAG
- a CDS encoding helix-turn-helix domain-containing protein, with protein sequence MDFSIIGREIKILRSELGISQAELSDGICTQSQISKIEKGEVYPLANTLYFIAERLGVDVNYFYDLATNPRLSYVKEVISQVRDLLVKCDYKEVYKIVEAEKKNSLFINNRKYKQFLLWSEGICIFHLKNDKNASLKLLREALELTKMTSKLLGEREVEILNSIAIIYSETSCYMDAIKTYDEALVHYIKISYIHDPTIKTKLLYNKAKSLTRLKRLEESISTCKEGVRWCIKHNNMYLLGDIYYHLGYNYSLRDDNLLAIEHFKKSIDIFILQEDQTFVKHIKEKIEELKVKL encoded by the coding sequence TTGGACTTTTCAATAATTGGGAGAGAGATAAAAATCCTAAGATCTGAACTTGGAATTTCCCAAGCGGAATTAAGTGACGGTATTTGCACACAGTCACAAATAAGTAAAATAGAAAAGGGAGAAGTGTACCCGCTAGCAAACACATTATATTTTATAGCTGAAAGGTTAGGTGTAGATGTTAATTATTTTTATGACCTAGCTACCAACCCTAGGTTATCGTATGTTAAAGAAGTAATTTCTCAAGTAAGAGATTTACTCGTTAAGTGTGATTACAAAGAAGTCTATAAAATCGTTGAAGCAGAAAAGAAAAACAGCTTATTTATTAATAATAGGAAATACAAACAATTCCTTTTATGGAGTGAAGGAATTTGTATTTTCCATTTGAAGAATGACAAAAATGCCTCTTTAAAATTGTTAAGAGAAGCACTTGAACTTACGAAAATGACTTCAAAATTGCTAGGTGAAAGAGAAGTTGAAATTTTAAATAGTATTGCAATTATTTATTCGGAAACTAGTTGCTATATGGATGCAATTAAGACATACGATGAAGCTTTGGTTCATTATATTAAAATTTCATACATTCATGATCCAACAATTAAAACAAAACTATTATATAATAAGGCAAAATCTTTAACTCGTTTAAAAAGATTAGAAGAATCCATATCCACCTGTAAAGAAGGTGTTAGATGGTGTATTAAACATAATAACATGTATTTATTAGGGGATATATATTATCATCTAGGCTATAATTATAGTTTAAGGGATGACAATCTACTCGCAATTGAACACTTTAAAAAATCAATTGATATTTTTATTTTACAAGAAGACCAAACCTTCGTTAAACATATTAAGGAGAAAATTGAAGAACTCAAAGTAAAGTTATAA
- a CDS encoding thermonuclease family protein, protein MRKLHKIILLLLLITLLAACSLNNSEEAQRIEVPVTSVIDGDTIRVLINGKEERVRFLLIDTPEMNHSTPEEPQPFAVEATEYVEKLLEGGTVELEFDISERDRYGRLLAYLYVEDKNIQEELLRNGLARVAYIYEPNTKYVDHFQSIQKEAQKQEIGIWSIENYASENGFYLE, encoded by the coding sequence ATGAGAAAACTACATAAAATCATTTTATTATTATTGTTAATCACTTTATTAGCTGCTTGTTCTTTAAACAACAGCGAAGAAGCTCAAAGAATAGAAGTACCCGTTACGAGTGTGATAGATGGCGACACAATTAGAGTTTTAATTAATGGAAAAGAGGAACGAGTAAGATTTTTGTTAATTGACACACCTGAAATGAATCATTCTACGCCAGAAGAGCCTCAACCTTTCGCGGTGGAAGCAACTGAGTATGTTGAGAAGTTGTTAGAGGGCGGGACTGTTGAACTAGAGTTTGATATTAGTGAGCGGGACCGATACGGGCGCTTATTAGCTTACCTTTATGTGGAAGATAAAAATATTCAAGAAGAACTGCTACGAAATGGGTTGGCAAGAGTTGCCTACATATATGAGCCTAATACGAAGTATGTCGATCATTTTCAATCTATCCAGAAGGAAGCACAAAAACAAGAAATAGGGATTTGGAGTATTGAAAACTACGCTAGTGAAAATGGCTTTTATTTAGAATAA
- a CDS encoding YrzI family small protein has product MTLNLLFITVTIKRYKESVEETLHYEEVQKRMNDEKVKQLMDYRPY; this is encoded by the coding sequence ATGACATTAAATTTACTTTTTATAACAGTAACGATTAAACGTTACAAAGAAAGTGTAGAAGAAACACTTCATTATGAAGAAGTGCAAAAAAGAATGAACGATGAGAAAGTGAAACAACTAATGGATTACCGTCCATACTAA
- a CDS encoding YrzI family small protein, with product MTLNLLFMTVTISKKTTSVEEYLHYEQVSKSIEEQKAQHPLYTHL from the coding sequence ATGACATTAAATCTATTATTCATGACAGTTACAATTTCGAAAAAAACAACGTCTGTAGAAGAATATTTACATTATGAACAAGTGAGCAAAAGTATAGAAGAGCAGAAAGCTCAACATCCTTTGTACACTCATCTGTAA
- a CDS encoding YrzI family small protein: protein MTLNLLFLTVTISKRTQTVDEYLHYEQIHKRLEEQKVRQLLNTYL, encoded by the coding sequence ATGACATTAAATCTTTTATTTTTAACCGTAACGATTTCAAAAAGAACACAAACGGTAGATGAATATTTACATTATGAACAAATTCACAAAAGGTTAGAGGAACAGAAAGTGCGTCAACTGCTGAACACTTATTTGTAA
- a CDS encoding YrhC family protein yields MDIQKLKTRMKDYQRYAMILMTVSVFLYIGVAFQHAGKEPLQIYLMMGTTSLFLALAIFFVFQTRKLKKLINEQQED; encoded by the coding sequence GTGGATATTCAAAAACTAAAAACTAGAATGAAAGATTATCAAAGATATGCAATGATTTTAATGACTGTGAGTGTATTTTTATATATTGGTGTAGCATTTCAACATGCAGGCAAAGAGCCACTTCAAATTTATTTAATGATGGGTACAACATCTCTTTTCCTTGCTCTAGCAATCTTCTTTGTATTTCAAACGAGAAAGTTAAAAAAACTAATTAATGAACAACAAGAAGATTAA
- a CDS encoding carboxypeptidase M32 has product MTTSPALDAKVQSALETFNLLDEKLCHYSDVLGLLGWDSKTVAPKKGRKFFSKAIGTLSTESFKLSISEEMGNCLQVLTEEGVYEQLDDVTKACIRERKNQYEKSKKIPTAEYQEYVILVNNANQVWEEARANNNFSSFAPVLEKIVTIKKKFAEYYGYEGHPYNALLNEFEPGLTVEKLDPLFKELREKSVNLLNRIQQSSSQPRKDIFAQKYDIDAQKKFNQYILPLLGFDMNGGRLDETVHPFAQSVNTGDVRITTRYLEENVRSAIFGTIHEAGHGMYEQGVNEEFEGKVIRRGTSFGIHESQSRFLENMVARSKEFWTYFYGDLQDHFPTQLQDVSLEDFYRSVNLVEPSFIRVEADELTYNLHIMIRYEIEKALIGGEIEVKDLPKVWNEKMKDYLNVTPDTDTVGVLQDIHWSFGGFGYFPSYSLGNLYAAQMLNTILKEMPEFYTHIETGNFSEIREWLRENIHQYGKLYTPNELIVKVTGEELNAKYLVEYLEEKYTAVYNI; this is encoded by the coding sequence ATGACAACTTCACCTGCACTAGATGCAAAAGTTCAATCTGCTTTAGAAACATTTAATCTTTTAGATGAAAAACTATGCCATTATAGTGATGTGCTAGGCTTATTAGGTTGGGATTCTAAAACGGTGGCTCCAAAAAAAGGGAGAAAGTTCTTCTCTAAAGCGATCGGAACACTGTCAACCGAATCTTTTAAACTTTCGATTTCAGAAGAAATGGGTAACTGCTTACAAGTATTAACAGAGGAAGGCGTATACGAGCAGTTGGATGATGTAACAAAGGCTTGTATTAGGGAGAGAAAAAATCAATACGAAAAATCCAAAAAAATTCCAACAGCTGAATATCAAGAGTATGTCATTCTTGTAAACAATGCGAACCAAGTTTGGGAAGAAGCTCGAGCTAATAATAATTTTTCTTCCTTCGCACCAGTGTTAGAAAAAATTGTTACAATCAAAAAGAAGTTTGCTGAATATTACGGGTATGAAGGACATCCGTATAATGCGTTATTAAACGAGTTCGAGCCGGGGTTAACAGTCGAAAAACTCGATCCATTATTTAAAGAGCTTCGTGAAAAATCAGTAAATCTATTAAACCGTATTCAGCAATCTAGTTCTCAACCGCGTAAAGATATTTTTGCACAAAAATATGATATTGACGCACAAAAGAAATTTAACCAGTATATCCTTCCGTTATTAGGCTTTGATATGAACGGCGGTCGTTTAGATGAGACGGTACATCCTTTCGCGCAGTCAGTTAATACTGGAGACGTTCGTATTACAACTCGTTATCTAGAGGAAAATGTTCGCTCAGCAATCTTCGGAACGATTCATGAAGCTGGTCATGGAATGTATGAGCAAGGGGTAAATGAAGAGTTTGAAGGAAAAGTAATTCGTCGTGGAACGTCTTTCGGTATTCATGAGTCTCAATCTCGTTTCTTAGAAAATATGGTAGCTCGTAGTAAAGAGTTTTGGACTTACTTTTATGGGGATTTACAGGATCATTTTCCAACACAATTACAAGATGTATCACTTGAAGATTTCTACCGTTCCGTTAACCTTGTAGAGCCTAGTTTTATTCGTGTCGAAGCGGATGAATTAACCTATAATCTTCACATAATGATTCGCTATGAGATTGAAAAGGCGTTAATTGGTGGAGAAATTGAAGTGAAAGACTTGCCAAAAGTATGGAATGAAAAGATGAAGGACTATTTAAATGTAACACCGGATACGGATACAGTTGGGGTGTTGCAAGATATTCACTGGTCATTTGGTGGTTTCGGCTACTTCCCATCGTATTCCTTAGGCAACCTATATGCTGCTCAAATGTTAAATACGATATTAAAGGAAATGCCGGAATTTTACACTCACATTGAAACTGGAAACTTCTCGGAAATTCGTGAGTGGCTACGTGAAAACATCCATCAATATGGGAAACTGTATACTCCAAACGAATTAATCGTAAAAGTAACAGGAGAAGAACTTAACGCGAAATATTTAGTAGAGTATTTAGAAGAAAAATATACAGCAGTATACAATATTTAA
- a CDS encoding RNA polymerase sigma factor, protein MIDKRESEIEQWYRQYHQTIYKYIVVLVKDPQQAEDLTHETFVKAYKNFDRFRRDSSPKTWLFRIAHNVTVDYIRKMKPIQLFKEVFRNKGEQGLSAEEIFIIKENSEELFVALSELKDSYKQVILLRKVKGFSIEETALILNCSESKVKATMFRALKALKEKLKKEVTFYEYG, encoded by the coding sequence TTGATAGATAAACGAGAATCTGAAATAGAACAATGGTATCGCCAGTACCATCAAACGATCTATAAATACATAGTGGTACTTGTAAAAGATCCACAACAAGCTGAAGATTTAACACATGAAACGTTTGTCAAAGCGTATAAAAATTTCGATAGATTCCGTAGAGATTCTTCTCCCAAAACGTGGTTATTTCGAATTGCACATAACGTAACGGTCGATTATATAAGAAAAATGAAACCGATTCAATTATTTAAAGAAGTATTTCGGAATAAAGGAGAACAAGGCTTATCTGCGGAAGAGATTTTTATTATTAAGGAAAACTCTGAAGAACTTTTTGTAGCATTAAGTGAACTAAAAGACTCATATAAACAAGTGATCTTACTTAGAAAAGTAAAAGGTTTTTCGATTGAAGAAACGGCATTGATTTTAAATTGTTCCGAAAGCAAAGTAAAAGCAACGATGTTCCGAGCGCTGAAAGCATTAAAGGAAAAATTAAAAAAGGAGGTAACATTTTATGAATACGGATGA
- a CDS encoding bifunctional cystathionine gamma-lyase/homocysteine desulfhydrase has protein sequence MHKKTKLIHGGIVGDPHTGAVNTPIYQVSTYKQEKVGVFKGYEYSRTGNPTRYALEELIKDLEGGKAGFAFGSGMAAITAVMMLFNSGDHVVLTDDVYGGTYRVMTKVLNRLGIESTFVDTSNLKELEAAIQDNTKAIYIETPTNPLLKITDIQQASLIAKRRNLLTIVDNTFSTPYWQTPISQGADIVLHSATKYIGGHSDVVAGLVVVNSDKLAEDMHFVQNSTGGVLGPQDSWLLMRGIKTLGLRMEATEKNTRRIVEFLESHPFVQKVYYPGLEDHPNHDIAKKQAGGFGGMVSFDVGSEERADQVLANVKYFTLAESLGAVESLISVPARMTHASIPAERRAELGITDGLLRISVGIEDVEDLIADLKNGLEA, from the coding sequence ATGCATAAAAAGACAAAGCTTATTCACGGAGGGATTGTTGGTGATCCTCATACTGGTGCGGTAAACACACCAATTTACCAAGTGAGTACGTACAAACAAGAAAAAGTAGGAGTATTTAAAGGGTACGAATATTCTCGAACAGGTAACCCTACACGTTATGCTTTAGAAGAATTAATTAAAGACTTAGAAGGTGGAAAAGCTGGTTTCGCGTTCGGTTCAGGAATGGCTGCTATCACTGCAGTAATGATGTTATTCAATAGTGGTGACCATGTTGTGTTAACGGATGATGTGTACGGCGGAACTTACCGTGTAATGACAAAAGTATTAAACAGACTTGGGATTGAGTCTACTTTTGTTGATACTAGTAACTTAAAAGAGCTAGAAGCAGCTATTCAAGATAATACGAAAGCTATTTATATTGAAACACCTACAAATCCGTTATTAAAAATTACAGACATTCAGCAAGCATCGTTAATAGCTAAACGTCGTAACCTTTTAACAATCGTAGACAATACATTTAGTACACCATACTGGCAAACACCAATTTCACAAGGTGCAGATATTGTACTTCATAGTGCAACGAAATATATCGGTGGACATAGTGATGTAGTGGCAGGTCTTGTTGTAGTTAACTCCGACAAACTAGCGGAAGACATGCATTTTGTCCAAAACTCTACAGGTGGTGTGTTAGGACCACAAGACTCTTGGTTACTAATGCGTGGAATTAAAACGCTTGGTTTACGTATGGAAGCAACAGAAAAGAACACTCGTCGTATCGTCGAGTTCCTAGAAAGTCATCCTTTCGTACAAAAAGTATATTACCCAGGATTAGAAGATCACCCAAACCACGATATTGCTAAAAAGCAAGCAGGCGGTTTCGGTGGAATGGTTTCATTCGATGTTGGTAGTGAAGAAAGAGCGGATCAAGTATTAGCAAACGTAAAATACTTCACGCTAGCAGAAAGCTTAGGAGCGGTTGAGAGTTTAATTTCTGTTCCAGCACGTATGACACACGCATCTATCCCTGCTGAACGTCGTGCAGAGCTCGGAATTACAGATGGGTTACTTCGTATCTCAGTTGGAATTGAAGATGTTGAAGACTTAATTGCAGATTTGAAAAATGGGTTAGAGGCATAA
- a CDS encoding PLP-dependent cysteine synthase family protein translates to MKVYKNVHQLIGNTPIVELTQFELPEGVRLFAKLELYNPGGSIKDRLGRELIEAGVRSGKLKEGGTIIEPTAGNTGIGLALAAVGTNYKVIVCVPEKFSIEKQELMKALGAEIVHTPTSEGMKGAIAKAQALLNEIPNSYCPQQFGNPANPETYFKTLGPEMWEQLDGQIDVFVAGAGTGGTFMGTAKYLKQQKSEVKTVIVEPEGSILNGGESGPHKTEGIGMEFLPGYMDTAYFDSIHTVLDVDAFARVKELATKEGLLVGSSSGAALHAALEEAKVAKQGTNIVTIFADSSERYLSKKIYEGGI, encoded by the coding sequence TTGAAAGTATATAAAAATGTCCATCAACTTATTGGTAATACGCCTATCGTAGAATTAACGCAATTCGAATTACCAGAAGGAGTACGACTTTTTGCGAAGTTAGAGTTATATAACCCAGGTGGTAGCATTAAAGACCGTCTAGGCAGAGAATTAATCGAGGCTGGAGTTCGTTCTGGAAAGTTAAAAGAAGGTGGAACAATTATTGAGCCGACTGCTGGTAATACGGGAATTGGCTTAGCGTTAGCAGCAGTTGGTACAAACTATAAAGTGATCGTTTGTGTTCCTGAAAAATTCAGTATCGAAAAACAGGAATTAATGAAAGCGCTAGGTGCTGAAATTGTCCATACACCAACTAGTGAAGGTATGAAAGGGGCAATTGCGAAAGCGCAGGCACTATTAAATGAAATTCCAAACTCCTATTGTCCGCAACAATTTGGAAATCCAGCAAACCCAGAAACATATTTTAAAACACTCGGTCCAGAAATGTGGGAACAACTAGATGGACAAATTGATGTGTTCGTAGCTGGAGCTGGTACAGGTGGAACGTTCATGGGCACTGCAAAATATTTGAAACAGCAAAAGAGCGAAGTGAAAACTGTTATTGTAGAACCAGAGGGTTCGATTTTAAATGGTGGCGAAAGTGGACCTCATAAAACAGAAGGAATTGGAATGGAGTTTCTACCAGGCTATATGGATACGGCGTACTTTGATTCGATCCATACTGTATTAGATGTAGATGCCTTTGCAAGGGTAAAAGAACTGGCCACAAAAGAAGGACTATTAGTAGGTAGTTCATCTGGCGCAGCGCTGCATGCAGCATTGGAAGAAGCAAAAGTGGCAAAACAAGGAACGAACATCGTTACTATTTTTGCAGATAGCAGTGAACGATATTTAAGTAAGAAGATTTATGAAGGGGGAATTTAA
- the mtnN gene encoding 5'-methylthioadenosine/S-adenosylhomocysteine nucleosidase — protein sequence MNVAIIGAMEEEVTILRDKIENMEQTTIAGCEFYSGTLNGVQVTLLKSGIGKVNAALSTTILLNNFKPDVVINTGSAGGFLSSLNVGDVVISTEVRHHDVDVTVFGYEYGQVPGLPAAFVADEKLMEVAKKAAEHVSGMQVVEGLIATGDSFMNDPVRVEAVREKMPNLYAAEMEAAAIAQVCHAFQTPFVVIRALSDIAGKESNVSFEQFLSKAALHSSQLIENMLTELKG from the coding sequence ATGAACGTAGCAATAATCGGAGCAATGGAAGAAGAGGTAACAATTTTACGAGACAAAATAGAAAACATGGAGCAAACAACAATTGCAGGCTGTGAATTTTACAGCGGAACATTAAATGGTGTTCAAGTAACATTATTAAAATCAGGTATCGGAAAAGTAAATGCAGCGTTAAGTACAACGATTCTGCTAAATAATTTTAAACCAGACGTTGTTATTAATACTGGTTCTGCAGGTGGCTTTTTATCTTCTTTAAATGTTGGAGATGTAGTTATTTCAACAGAAGTTCGTCACCATGATGTAGATGTAACGGTGTTTGGTTATGAATACGGTCAAGTGCCAGGTCTACCAGCTGCTTTTGTAGCAGACGAAAAGCTAATGGAAGTTGCGAAAAAAGCAGCAGAACATGTTTCTGGAATGCAAGTAGTTGAAGGGCTAATTGCAACTGGAGATTCGTTTATGAATGATCCTGTTCGCGTGGAGGCTGTACGTGAAAAAATGCCGAACCTATATGCAGCTGAAATGGAAGCCGCAGCAATCGCTCAAGTATGCCATGCATTTCAAACTCCATTTGTCGTCATTCGTGCCCTTTCCGATATTGCAGGAAAAGAGTCGAATGTGTCATTTGAACAATTTTTAAGCAAGGCAGCTCTTCATTCTTCTCAGCTCATTGAAAATATGTTAACCGAATTAAAAGGGTAA
- a CDS encoding class I SAM-dependent DNA methyltransferase encodes MGREFIELFEDWANYYDATVSGQDVEYTEVFRGYEDILKDVANKAIGNVLEFGVGTGNLTQHLLNKHLPVYGIEPSPSMREIAEEKLSNHVKVMDGDFLQFPPIDEEVHSIVSSYAFHHLTDEEKEKAIELYSNMLSKNGKIVFADTMFEDKNAYQVTITHAEKNQFLNLAEDLKTEYYTTIPVLKQIVEKYGFSVQFTRFNHFVWVMEATKN; translated from the coding sequence ATGGGCAGAGAGTTTATCGAGCTTTTTGAAGATTGGGCTAACTATTACGATGCAACAGTTTCTGGTCAAGATGTTGAATATACGGAAGTATTCCGTGGATATGAGGATATATTAAAAGATGTAGCAAATAAAGCGATAGGTAACGTATTAGAATTTGGTGTAGGTACTGGAAATTTAACGCAACATTTATTAAATAAACATTTACCTGTTTATGGTATAGAACCATCACCTTCCATGAGAGAAATTGCGGAGGAGAAGCTTTCGAATCATGTAAAAGTAATGGACGGAGATTTTTTACAGTTTCCACCTATAGACGAAGAAGTTCATTCCATCGTAAGTAGTTATGCTTTTCATCATTTAACAGACGAAGAAAAAGAGAAAGCGATCGAGCTTTATAGCAACATGCTTAGTAAAAATGGTAAAATAGTATTTGCTGATACAATGTTCGAAGATAAAAATGCTTATCAAGTAACAATTACTCATGCAGAAAAAAATCAATTCCTAAACCTAGCAGAAGACTTAAAAACGGAATACTATACAACCATCCCCGTACTGAAGCAGATTGTAGAAAAATACGGATTTTCTGTTCAGTTTACGAGGTTTAATCATTTTGTTTGGGTGATGGAAGCGACGAAAAACTAA